From the genome of Bombus huntii isolate Logan2020A chromosome 14, iyBomHunt1.1, whole genome shotgun sequence, one region includes:
- the LOC126873356 gene encoding xylosyltransferase oxt: MVIPKNHSISRSSSCLRKYRILFVFGITVLCVQIYLAHIFFGLEIRNRKFSRLSSGEDSSQPTEDEGLPKGLRQLKLPPDKISNSNKILQFQRNRTTRVKLDRKSLNFTPPCEFTGREAVSAVTRAQSQVCKQRIVNVTCLNQQGLLYPERIQSLCPHSPGFIDKPFSLGCFKDDKTLRILSGYYHVFKGNNSPERCAFLCLQSGYLYAGTEYSVECFCGMENPSQLKRLPDSSCNMKCSGNPKYSCGGYLTINVFWTGIQKFKAQEARNTSIDGENEKPVRIAYLLTVNGRASRQVKRLINILYHPSHLFYIHVDARQDYLYREMLEVEKSCKINNIKVARGENLRHASIWGGASLLTTLLKSAQQMLAHHHHWDFLVNLSESDFPIKSNTQLTQFLSLNKGMNFVKSHGREVQRFITKQGLDKTFVECETRMWRIGDRKLPDGIQIDGGSDWVALSREFVEYVANPNPDKLVTDLLKVFKYTLLPAESFFHTVLRNSKFCNTYIDNNLHVTNWKRKLGCKCQYKAVVDWCGCSPNDFKLEDFSRIRNTIDRNLFFARKFESIIDQRIIDRVEEWLYPENLNKSVNAKGYDAYWQSLYHAADLSPLSDDAQLTVSNSLARLIFRKLNIDYKHIRLLETTAYFKQNQFVGILIRAEATLQQQTVQQEYLEQIEALIYLRQNFSTSREWLGKIQSLSVNTDYDQKEKTFRNLMGSIGPYSYPVLSYEFDTTLTIPQNLSILWVDPYGRLAEVNYIQLEETTLTGYVKPQFNEHLVVGTWHLFLVTDSLLVTKMNFLVTPLGYWKNKKIDAERAKEINNASANSYHITEEMNKKWSHLLNSVNFYERTTHTTDNEIKINSNLDQWIDKLVQEHYEIDKICNANNAKLKLQKCINTYWSSLSPDSKADINNLC; encoded by the exons atgGTTATACCAAAAAATCATTCAATAAGTCGGTCCTCTAGTTGTTTACGAAAATATCGAATACTGTTTGTATTTGGTATTACTGTACTATGTGTACAAATTTATTTAGCTCATATATTCTTCGGTTTGGAAATCCGAAATCGAAAATTTAGTCGGTTGTCTTCAGGGGAA GACTCATCTCAACCTACAGAAGATGAAGGTTTACCAAAAGGTTTACGTCAATTGAAACTTCCACCtgacaaaattagtaattcaaataaaattttacaatttcaacGAAACCGTACTACTAGAGTAAAGCTAGATCGTAAATCATTAAATTTTACGCCACCTTGTGAATTTACTGGCAGAGAAGCAGTGAGTGCTGTAACACGTGCACAAAGTCAAGTATGCAAACAACGCATTGTCAATGTGACGTGCCTTAACCAACAAGGATTATTATACCCAGAAAGAATACAGTCTCTGTGCCCTCATTCTCCAGGATTTATAGATAAACCATTCAGTTTAGGATGTTTTAAAGATGATAAAACATTAAGAATACTTTCTGGTTATTACCATGTTTTTAAAGGGAACAATTCTCCAGAACGCTGTGCTTTTCTGTGTCTTCAGTCAGGATATTTGTATGCTGGTACTGAATATTC TGTTGAATGCTTTTGTGGAATGGAAAATCCATCTCAACTAAAACGATTACCAGATTCTAGTTGTAATATGAAATGTTCTGGTAATCCAAAATATTCTTGTGGTGGATATCTAACAATTAATGTATTTTGGACTGGAATTCAGA aatttaaagCACAAGAAGCTCGAAATACAAGTATAGATGGCGAAAATGAAAAGCCAGTTCGAATAGCATATTTATTAACAGTAAATGGCAGAGCCAGTCGACAAGTAAAACGACTTATCAATATTCTTTATCATCCTTcccatttattttatattcatgtCGATGCG CGACAAGATTATCTTTATCGAGAAATGTTAGAAGTGGAAAAATCttgcaaaattaataatattaaggTGGCAAGAGGAGAAAATTTAAGACATGCAAGCATTTGGGGAGGTGCAAGTCTTTTAACGACTCTTTTAAAATCTGCACAACAGATGCTTGCACATCATCACCATTGGGATTTTCTTGTAAATCTGTCAGAATCTGATTTTCCtataaaaagcaatacgcaaTTAACTCAATTTCTTAGCTTGAATAAAGGtatgaattttgtaaaatctcaTGGAAGGGAAGTCCAACGATTTATCACCAAACAAGGTTTGGATAAGACTTTTGTAGAATGTGAAACTCGTATGTGGAGAATAGGCGATCGCAAATTACCAGATG gTATTCAAATAGATGGTGGTAGTGACTGGGTAGCCTTAAGCAGAGAATTTGTAGAGTATGTTGCTAATCCAAATCCGGATAAATTAGTGACTGATCTcttaaaagtatttaaatatactttATTACCCGCTGAATCCTTTTTTCATACAGTTCTACGTAATTCAAAATTTTGCAATACTTACattgataataatttacatGTTACTAATTGGAAAAGAAAGTTAGGCTGTAAATGTCAGTATAAAGCTGTGGTGGATTGGTGTGGTTGTAGTCCAAATGATTTCAAACTTGAAGACTTTAGCAGAATTCGCAATACAATAGATCGCAATTTGTTTTTCGCACGAAAGTTTGAATCTATTATTGACCAAAGAATCATAGACAGGGTAGAAGAATGGTTATACCctgagaatttaaataaatctgTGAATGCGAAAGGTTACGACGCGTACTGGCAAAGTTTATACCATGCAGCAGATTTGAGTCCTTTGAGTGATGATGCACAATTGACTGTTTCAAATTCCTTAGCAAGATTAATTTTTCGTAAACTGAATATAGATTACAAACATATCCGTCTTTTGGAAACAACTGCctattttaaacaaaatcaGTTTGTTGGAATATTAATTCGTGCTGAAGCTACATTACAACAACAAACTGTTCAACAAGAATATTTGGAACAAATAGAAGCTTTGATCTACCTAAGACAGAATTTTTCTACTAGTAGAGAATGGTTGGGAAAGATACAAAGTTTATCTGTTAATACTGATTATGatcaaaaagaaaagacaTTTAGAAATTTGATGGGAAGTATAGGACCATATTCATATCCAGTTTTATCATACGAATTTGATACTACACTGACCATACCACAAAATCTGTCAATACTATGGGTGGATCCTTATGGTCGATTAGCAGAAGTTAATTATATACAGCTTGAAGAAACGACATTa ACAGGGTATGTTAAACCACAATTCAATGAACATCTAGTTGTGGGTACTTGGCATCTATTCTTAGTTACTGATTCCTTATTAGTGacaaaaatgaattttttggTGACTCCTTTAggatattggaaaaataaaaagattgaTGCAGAGAGAGCTAAGGAAATAAATAATGCATCTGCCAACAGTTATCATATTACCgaagaaatgaataaaaagtGGTCACATTTATTAAATTCCGTAAATTTTTACGAACGAACTACACATACGAcagataatgaaattaaaattaattctaaCTTGGATCAATGGATAGACAAGCTAGTACAGGAACATtatgaaattgataaaatctGTAATGCTAATAATGCTAAATTAAAGTTACAAAAGTGTATTAATACTTACTGGAGCTCATTGAGTCCAGATTCAAAGGCTGATATCAATAACCTATGTTAA
- the LOC126873364 gene encoding LETM1 domain-containing protein 1 has translation MKMYRLMHHQRYVFQNQKLLPLTYTCMRFQIQEGKKIEKHRISNIKNYWFDKYINYIKNYEQVLEKNFPKTMHVYRIFSIGTKDFIQDVKKFLLVMKKQNIDGDSNLIADELRLNYTMRKDLIKIFPVLLISAIPFTNYIIFPLAYYFPRYLLTSHYWTLQQKLDFMLLDHKKRLKHNRPLFRCMQAELNNIKNETLKLKWSGIIACLGSGTHPNVKDIIACSELFAGPPYSLNSLNRKHTKELLGIYNISTWTLFKRKKLTERAMLIKRMDQAIQKEGGPTTMSNDAIRWALSFRGVSPANMSLESMRNWLEQWFIISNTVDENTVSLLLHSPILLAYNHPTNWILLYT, from the exons ATGAAAATGTATAGACTAATGCATCATCAAAgatatgtttttcaaaatcaaaAACTTTTACCTCTCACATATACCTGTATGCGATTTCAAATACAAGAAgggaaaaagatagaaaaacaTAGAATATCTAACATCAAAAATTATTGgtttgataaatatataaattatattaagaaTTATGAACAAGTACTGGAAAAGAATTTTCCAAAGACAATGCATGTATATCGTATATTTAGTATTGGTACCAAAGATTTTATTCAAgatgtaaaaaaatttcttctgGTAATGAAAAAGCAAAATATTGATGGAGATAGTAATTTAATTGCAGATGAACTAAGGTTGAACTATACAATGCGTAAAGATTTAATAAAGATATTTCctgttttattaatatctGCCATTCcttttacaaattacatcATCTTTCCATTAGCATATTATTTTCCAAGATATCTTTTAACTTCTCATTATTGGACGTTACAACAAAAACTGGATTTTATGCTACTGGATCATAAGAAAAGATTAAAACACAACAGACCATTGTTTAGGTGCATGCAAGCAGAGCttaacaatattaaaaatgaaacactGAAATTAAAATGGAGTGGTATTATTGCATGTCTTGGTAGTGGTACACATCCTAATGTGAAAGATATTATTGCCTGTTCTGAATTATTTGCGGGTCCACCATATTCATTAAATAGTCTTAACAGAAAACATACA AAAGAATTACTtggtatatataatatatctacTTGGACgctttttaaaagaaaaaaattaacagaacgggctatgttaataaaacgaatGGATCAAGCAATACAAAAAGAAGGTGGACCTACTACAATGTCGAATGATGCAATACGTTGG gcACTTTCATTTAGGGGTGTAAGTCCTGCAAATATGTCCTTAGAAAGTATGAGAAATTGGCTAGAACAATGGTTCATAATATCAAATACAGTCGATGAAAACACAGTTTCATTGTTGTTACATAGCCCAATACTGCTGGCATACAATCATCCTACTAACTGGATCCTTTTGTACACTTAA
- the LOC126873359 gene encoding zinc finger CCCH domain-containing protein 3: protein MLLNMDGSLIKEIHYLTHLIENHKKKSSDKLCCVDKPIINQPLNSAKSEKCINLLHMSQQLPRTSSSTSCNVSTSTNVYINPNFNRQIYVNPKLHKRSLVHVNPTMMKNINSNEDVQSNSVNITSTNSIQKSVHVNPKLIKKLSSSVQFKPAEHKEKVIQNITYPVCSRLKLVKNTNSPKVIHNQKKVNNSSIVVLSQRKLLRVRRGSRKSFSTSQIEPCKTKRTSNSIIKNVKPAPQKVMKTKIANILQQSINEDINLVKSPVIKPKINKYRIDRTASKTTNAREHASLGQEKTVYVSKINNKMELITIGGIVYKCSKNHLVRKSYGIKKKRAINLKVDKFIIATNGKKLCRVKSMKETPSSSSKKILNSTNAIKSPSNMSQKISYKNNISNKVKQKSIQILRNKMQKNNQPCLIFQKFGYCSNHEKGICVKRHDKKQISLCKKFLQGNCLLDKCPLSHDVGPEKMPTCKYFLEGCCTRDACPYRHIKVSSSTPICIDFLQGYCAKGSECKQRHENLCPEFEKTEKCSKGEYCPYPHKIQSSSKNQNHLKRKYNMHCSQTVTTVTKDTLSAENRLRYYEQAPALNKSLDKKKENIMRKINLMKNINSVVPSNTSIEMSNNNTNSEINENSDELETVSDPKVLKRPPIGVLPAYIPID from the exons ATTTAATAGAAAATCATAAGAAGAAATCATCAGATAAATTGTGCTGTGTGGATAAACCTATTATAAACCAACCTTTGAATTCTGCAAAATCTGAGAAGTGTATAAATTTACTTCATATGTCCCAACAATTGCCCAGAACATCTAGTAGCACGTCATGCAATGTATCAACAAGTActaatgtatatattaatcCAAACTTCAATCGCCAAATATATGTTAATCCAAAATTACATAAGAGATCTTTAGTACATGTTAATCCAACaatgatgaaaaatattaattccaatGAAGACGTGCAAAGTAATTCTGTAAATATAACAAGTACAAATTCTATACAAAAATCAGTACATGTTAATCCAAAATTAATCAAAAAGTTGTCTTCCTCTGTACAATTTAAACCGGCAGAACATAAAGAAAAagtaatacaaaatattaccTATCCTGTTTGTTCAAGATTAAAACTTGTTAAGAATACAAATTCTCCAAAAGTTATTCATAATCAAAAGAAAGTGAACAATTCTAGTATTGTAGTTTTATCACAAAGGAAACTTTTGCGTGTAAGGCGAGGGTCAAGAAAATCCTTTAGTACTTCTCAAATAGAACCATGTAAGACCAAAAGAACCTcaaattcaataataaaaaatgtgaaaCCTGCACCTCAAAAAGTTATGAAAACAAAGATAGCAAATATTTTGCAACAGTCAATTAATGAAGATATTAACTTAGTAAAATCACCAGTTATAAAAcctaaaattaataaatacagaATAGATCGAACAGCATCAAAAACTACAAATGCAAGAGAACATGCAAGCCTTGGTCAAGAAAAGACTGTATATGTATCTAAAAT aaataataaaatggaaCTAATTACGATTGGAGGAATTGTTTATAAATGTTCCAAGAATCATTTAGTACGTAAAAGTTATGGAATAAAAA aaaaacGGGCAATAAATCTTAAAGTTGACAAATTTATAATAGCTACCAAtgggaaaaaattatgtagAGTAAAATCTATGAAAGAAACTCCAAGTAGTTcaagtaaaaaaatattgaattcaacAAATGCAATTAAATCCCCATCTAATATGTCacaaaaaataagttataaaaataatataag CAATAAAGTCAAACAAAAGAGTATACAAATATTACGCaacaaaatgcaaaaaaataaCCAACcatgtttaatatttcaaaaatttggaTATTGTTCAAATCATGAAAAAGGGATTTGTGTAAAGCGTCATGAcaagaaacaaatttctctTTGTAAAAA aTTTCTTCAAGGAAATTGTTTGTTGGATAAATGTCCATTATCTCACGATGTAGGTCCAGAAAAAATGCCAACTTGTAAATACTTCTTGGAAGGTTGCTGTACCCGGGATGCTTGCCCTTATCGTCACATCAAAGTTTCTTCCAGTACTCCAATTTGTATAGATTTCTTGCAAGGATATTGTGCCAAAGGTAGTGAG TGTAAGCAGCGCCATGAAAATCTATGTCCAGAGTTTGAGAAAACAGAGAAATGCAGTAAAGGTGAGTATTGTCCTTACCCACATAAAATACAATCATCTTCTAAGAATCAAaaccatttaaaaagaaaatacaacaTGCATTGTAGTCAAACAGTAACAACCGTTACAAAAGATACTTTATCTGCTGAAAACAGACTTAGATATTATGAACAAGCACCTgctttaaataaatctctcgataaaaaaaaagaaaacattatgagaaaaattaatcttatgaaaaatataaactctGTAGTTCCTTCTAATACATCAATTGAAATgtctaataataatacaaattcggaaataaatgaaaatagtGATGAATTAGAAACCGTTTCTGATCCAAAAGTATTGAAACGTCCTCCAATTGGTGTTTTACCTGCTTATATACCTATTGATTAA